Proteins encoded in a region of the Watersipora subatra chromosome 5, tzWatSuba1.1, whole genome shotgun sequence genome:
- the LOC137397071 gene encoding general transcription factor II-I repeat domain-containing protein 2-like, giving the protein MSFVSKKGKLADEKRVFQVRWEDLYFVTEVSDKIHCLVFQQTIAVLKEFNVRRHYETMHRVKYDAYTGKVRQDKVFQLTSALCKQRSFFTKINQSIKDSVRVSFALSEIIAKSSRPFTEGSFIKECLLTASDILCPNQKKLFEGISLSANTVASRITDLAANVEMQLTETAMDFEAFSIALDESTDASDTAQCAVFIRGVDRNLNVTEEFLELLPLKSTTTGRDLFQALEKCIEKYNLPWDKLVSFATDGAPSMCSQNVQ; this is encoded by the coding sequence ATGTCTTTTGTTTCGAAAAAAGGAAAACTCGCAGATGAAAAGAGAGTTTTTCAAGTCAGATGGGAGGATTTATATTTTGTGACTGAAGTCAGCGATAAAATTCATTGTCTCGTTTTTCAGCAAACGATAGCGGTTCTGAAGGAGTTCAATGTGCGACGACACTATGAAACAATGCACCGTGTGAAATATGACGCGTACACCGGCAAAGTCAGACAGGATAAAGTTTTTCAACTTACATCAGCATTATGCAAACAAAGAAGTTTCTTCACCAAAATTAACCAGTCCATCAAGGATTCTGTGAGAGTAAGTTTTGCATTAAGTGAGATTATAGCGAAGTCATCACGACCCTTTACAGAGGGTTCTTTTATAAAAGAATGTCTTTTAACTGCAAGTGACATTTTATGTCCGAATCAAAAGAAACTGTTTGAAGGCATAAGTTTGTCAGCCAATACAGTAGCCAGCAGGATTACAGATTTAGCAGCAAATGTGGAGATGCAATTAACTGAGACAGCTATGGACTTTGAAGCATTTTCAATTGCTCTCGACGAGAGCACAGATGCTTCAGATACCGCACAATGTGCTGTGTTTATCAGAGGTGTGGACCGCAATTTAAATGTGACAGAAGAATTCCTAGAACTATTACCATTGAAGAGTACTACAACTGGACGTGATTTATTTCAAGCCCTGGAAAAATGCATTGAGAAGTATAACTTGCCATGGGATAAACTTGTATCTTTCGCCACAGATGGTGCACCGTCAATGTGTTCTCAAAATGTACAGTAG